A stretch of DNA from Microlunatus sp. Gsoil 973:
CAGACCGATACTCGTCGGACTGCTGACGTTGCCGATCAAACTCGAACGCGGCGAGCGGGCGTTTGTGCTGTTCGCTGGTCTGAAGGGTGCTGTGCCGATTCTCCTCGGATTGTTCATCCTGGACAGCCGCCGGCCGGAGGACGACTTGGTCTTCGCGGTGATCTTCGTCGTCGTGCTGATGTCGGTGGTGCTGCAGGGCGGGCTCGTTCCGTTCCTGGCGGACCGGTTCGGCGTACCGATGCATCAGAACCCGCCCCGACCCTGGTCTCTTGATGTTCGTTTCGCCGAAGAGCCGCAGGGCCTGCAGCGCCACGTGATCGCAGCGGGTTCGCGCGCCGACGGCCGCACGGTATCGGAGCTGGGCATCGGTGACCGCGGTTGGATCAGCATGATCAGCCGGGCCGGCCGACACCTCCCGATCCGCAACTCGACGCGGTTGCAGGCCGGTGACGTCGTCTTGACCCAGGTCGACGAGGACGTTTCGCTCGCCGATCTGCTGGATCCGCCCGATTCGTGATCATGGCCGGATGGGCGACTCCCAGCGCTGGTCAGAGTCGTAAGAGATGATCAACGATCATGCGGCGTCGGATCGCGCCGCTTCCAGCTGGGCCATCATCTCCCGGAGTGGAATGTAGGCGCGTAGTGCGCTGATGCCGGCGTCGTCCAGGTCGTAGAAGATGCTGTACGGCAATCTCACCTCGGCGCCGGTGGGCGGAATACCGGCGAGCTCTCTGACGTGGACGCCGACGAAGTCGGCCTCAAGAGCCGCCCGACCATCGGTGATGGTCAGCGATCGCAGTTCCGGATGTGCGTCGAACGATTGGGTGTGGAAGCCGGCGATGAAGTCCCGGACCGCTTCCCGTCCGCGGACCTCCTGTCCGTTCTCCATCGTCGTCCACACCACATCGTCGGTGAAGTACTGACCGAAGTCTCCGCCTGTGAGGAGTGCGTCCATGTAGGCGTCCATGGTCTGCTGGGTGCTCTCGAGTGACATCATTTCCCCCGTTCGTCTGTCCGAACTCGAGGCGGCACCCGAAGATGGAACCGGCGATCGCCAGGCTTGAGAATCCGCGCGCGCCGCACTTTCGACGTTAGCACCGAACTGCGCCGCCGTTCCTCCCAACGAAGTTCAAAGTTTGAGTCAGGGGCTCCCGCGACCGCCGATTTCGAGCCGCACCGTCGAAGTTTGAGTTTGCGTTGATCGGCGACTCCGGGCCGCGCGATCAAAGTTTGACCTTGCGAAGAGGATCGGGGCGGATCCATGGGTCGCTCGAGACCGACACGGCGGGTTCAACGCCAAGTGGCGGCGACTCCGCGCCTGTCCGGCCTAGCATCGCTTTGCCACCTCGGTGGCATCGGGTACGCGTCGGAGGTGCTCTTTGCCCGTGAATCGCAAGCGTCGCATGGTGATCGGCGGCATCACCGTGGGCGCACTGGCACTCGCCGTTGTTCTCGGCATCGTGATAACGGGCCGGCATCGCGCGACCACCCCCGTCGCCGGACCCACACCGACAGAATCCTCTCCGCCGCCGCGGACGACCTCCTCGCCACCACCGACGCGCCGGGCGGTCAAGCACACGGAACCCCTGACCGGACTCCCGGTGACCAAGGGCATGGACCTCGACCATCCTGCGGTGGCGATCAAGATCTCCGATGTGCGCCAGGCGCATCCCCAGATCGGCGTCGACAAGGCGGACATCGTCTTCACCGAGCCCATCGGAGTCGCGTACACCCGGCTGCTCGCGGTGTTCCACTCCCAACTGCCCGCCGAAGTCGGACCGGTGCGGTCCGTGCGCCCGCCGGATGTTCCGCTGTTGTCACCGATCGTGCCCGTCTTCGGCAACACGATGGGCGCCCGATGGGTGGTCAAATACGTGGATTCGGTCGGCCGCCTGGACGACCTCGGCACGCTCCGGGTGCCCGATTCCGGTGCGTACGCGCCGAAGTACGGCCGGCCGCAACCCGACAACATCTTCGTCAAGCCCCGGAAGCTGATGGGTCTGTCGAAGCTGCGGGAACCGCCGGCCGGCTACTTCGACTACGCCGGCGACCTGGCTGCGTCGTCGGCGGCACGGGGCAGCGGTGTGGCATCGTCCGCGGTCGTTCCGTACGGGGCCGGATACGACATGACCTGGACCTACGACCGCTCTCGGAAGCGATACCTGCGGTCCGAGCCGTGGGGACCTCATCGAATGGCCGACGGCACCCGGATCAGTGCCGCCAACGTCCTCGTCCTGAAGGTGTCCTCGTCGGTGAGCAAGATCGGAAAGGGCTCGGGTGCTCCGGTTCCGATCTTGAAGCTGACCAACGGTTCGGGTCGCTTCGTGGCACTGGCCGGCGGACATTCGGTCAAGGGCACCTGGACCAAGGCAGGCGTCTCCGACAGGTTCATGCTCCGCACCGACGACGGGAAACCACTGCTCCTCGCGCCCGGCAACACGTGGGTCGAACTGCCGGCTGCCGATGCCTTGGTGAAACTTCGCTGACGCGACGCCCGGACCCAGCTGGCCCCGGGCGTCGCCCAGTGAACCGGCGCAACCGCCACTCCGCGTCCGCGCGCCTTCGGGTCAATCAAATCCGTAACCACGCGGCGCGGACGGCAGCGATCTGCGCGTGCAGCGTCAAGCCCGAAACGTCGAGGTCGGAATCGGTGTCCAGCGGCGCGAGTTGCTGACGGTGGAGCGACTCGAACTCCTGATCCGTGAGATGGACGCGGCGGGTCCGGGCCCGAGCGCGCGCCATCTCCACAGTGATCACCAGGCGAATGACCGCCACGTCCGGGACCAGGTCCCGGTACAGCCGGAGGAGCTCGGCGTCGATCACGTCGCTCATCGTGACGTCGAAGCCGTCGGCTCTGAGGTTCGCCGCCAACGCGGCGGCGTTGCGGACGCCGAGTCTGTGTTGCGCGCGCC
This window harbors:
- a CDS encoding ester cyclase is translated as MSLESTQQTMDAYMDALLTGGDFGQYFTDDVVWTTMENGQEVRGREAVRDFIAGFHTQSFDAHPELRSLTITDGRAALEADFVGVHVRELAGIPPTGAEVRLPYSIFYDLDDAGISALRAYIPLREMMAQLEAARSDAA
- a CDS encoding DUF3048 domain-containing protein: MNRKRRMVIGGITVGALALAVVLGIVITGRHRATTPVAGPTPTESSPPPRTTSSPPPTRRAVKHTEPLTGLPVTKGMDLDHPAVAIKISDVRQAHPQIGVDKADIVFTEPIGVAYTRLLAVFHSQLPAEVGPVRSVRPPDVPLLSPIVPVFGNTMGARWVVKYVDSVGRLDDLGTLRVPDSGAYAPKYGRPQPDNIFVKPRKLMGLSKLREPPAGYFDYAGDLAASSAARGSGVASSAVVPYGAGYDMTWTYDRSRKRYLRSEPWGPHRMADGTRISAANVLVLKVSSSVSKIGKGSGAPVPILKLTNGSGRFVALAGGHSVKGTWTKAGVSDRFMLRTDDGKPLLLAPGNTWVELPAADALVKLR